Sequence from the Ereboglobus luteus genome:
TGAAAATACAAAACCGGCAGGCGCGGAGTGAGCGCGCGGCTGCCGGTTTTTAATACGAGGGCGCGCGTCAGGCGCGCGCCCTGCGTGAATGTTGGTTGGGCTTAGCGGCCTTTGTTCACATCACCGATGAAGGTGTTGTGCGCGCCGGTGACTTTGCGCAGGGTGCCGCCGAGGAGCTTCATGCTGCTTTCGGTTCCGATGTATCCCCACTCCTTGGCGAAGCGGATGTTTTTGCGGACGGTGCCTTGCTGCTCGTCGAGAATCTTGAAGAAGTTTTCATAGTCCTTGGCGAGGGTCTGGCGGTTTTTGAGCGCGCCCATGTCGACGGCCTTGAACTTCCCGGCCATGTCGGCGATTTCCGCTGCGAGGGCATCGGCGGGATCGAGCAGGTCCTTCACCTTGGCAACGGCCTCGGCTTTTTGCGCGTCGGTTTTGCTTCCGGTGCCGGAGCCGACTTGGACGAGGCGCTGGTCCATGAGGATGTCCATCTGCTGTTCGCATTTGGCCATGATGTCGCGCATGTTGAGGATGTAGATGCCGATGGGGTTTTTCTTGAGGGCTTCGCGCTCGGCGGCGGAGGCGATCACTTCAGAGCGGCCGCCCATTTCGCCGGTGGCGCGCGCGATTTGCTGGACGAGCTCCTCGATGCGCGGCTTGAGGTCGAGGAATTTCTTGTGTTTGTCGTCCTTGTAATCCTCGGCCTTGTAGTAGTTGGTAAGCGTGCCGATGGCTTTGTTGAGCTCGGCGGCGCTGTCCTTGGCGAGCTTGATGCGGCTGTCGAAAAACTCACGGTCTTCCTTGGAGAAGGAGGAGGGCGCGGCGAGGTTGTTTTTTGCGAGTTTGTCGTAGGGATTGACGCCGATCAGCACCATGTTCCAGCGCGGTTTTTCGCCGGTCACGCCGTCGCGGGAGACCCACGAGGCGGAGGCCTCGGTGGTTTGCATGATTTTCTTCAGGGGTTCGCGGGCGAGCTTGTTGAAATCGACAAGCTTGTTGTGAAAGCCGATGGCTGCGTTGCCGGCCTTGTCGCCGGAGCCGGAGCTGGAGCTGCCGGAGGAGGATGATTTTTTGCCGCAGGCCGAGAGCACGAGCAAGCCGCACAACGACGCGAGCAGCAGGGGGAGGAATTTGCGTGTGTTTTGCATGATTAGAGAACCAGACGTTCCTTTGCCCGGCTAAATGTGTCAAGAATCCGTAAAGAAAATGGAAACGCGGTTTGTTTTTCCACATTTGTGAGAAAAATTAATAAAGAACGCGTCCGCGCTAGAACCGCGCCTTCTATCGGGCAAAAACGGTTTGTGTTCGGGGGAAACGGACATATCGTGAATGTATCAAAAAATTGCGCCGCCGCACGCGCGGTCGCACGGTTCAAATCAACAACATATCACAACAAAACCCACATTCATCATGCCCATACAAGTTGGTTCAAAAGCGCCTGATTTCTCACTCAAATCGAAAAATGCCGAGGGCATCGTCGTTGACGTCAAACTCAGCGACAACTTTGGCAAGCGGCAGACGGTTCTGCTCTTTTTCCCTCTCGCGTTCACGAGCGTTTGCACGCGCGAGATGTGCGACACTTCCGGCGGCCTCGCCGAATACCAAAATCTCGGCGCCGACGTGATCGCGATCAGCGTCGACAGCCCGTTCGCGCAGGATGCGTGGGCCCGGGCGAACGGCATCAAGCTCAAGCTCGCCTCCGATCTCAACAAGACGGTCGCCACCGCCTACGACGTGCTGCTCAAGGACCTGAACGGTATCGGAAGCACGGCCGCGCGCGCGGCATTCGTCATCGGCAGGGACGGCATCGTGAAATACGCCGAGCAGACACCCACGCCGAAAGACCTGCCCTGTTTCCCCGCGATCAAGGACGCGCTCGCGAAATAATTTTTCATTGATTATTGCGCAAACCGGTCTGCCGGATCAGACAGACCGGTTTAATTTTTCGTTTTCCACTTCCAGTTTCCGACACATGACCACGCCAGCAAATCCCTTCGACACACTGCAAACTTTCGCCGCCAACGGCGCATCGCACCGCTTCTACTCGCTGCCCGCGCTTGAGGCCGCCGGCGCGGGGCGCATCTCGAGACTGCCGGTTTCGATCCGCCTCGTGCTCGAGTCGCTCCTGCGCAACTGCGACGGCAAACGCGTCACCGAGCAGGCGATCCGCGAGCTCGCGGGGTGGAGCGCGAAGGCGCCGCGCACGGAGGAGATCCCCTTCGTCGTCGCGCGAATCGTGTTGCAGGATTTCACCGGCGTGCCGCTCCTCGTCGACCTCGCCGCCATGCGCGCCGCCGTCGCGCGCCTCGGCAAGAATCCGAAAATCATCGAGCCGCTAGTGCCCGTCGATCTCGTGGTTGATCACTCCGTGCAGGTTGATTTCGCCGGCACGCCCGAGGCCTACGCGCGCAACCTCGACATGGAGTT
This genomic interval carries:
- a CDS encoding redoxin domain-containing protein, which gives rise to MPIQVGSKAPDFSLKSKNAEGIVVDVKLSDNFGKRQTVLLFFPLAFTSVCTREMCDTSGGLAEYQNLGADVIAISVDSPFAQDAWARANGIKLKLASDLNKTVATAYDVLLKDLNGIGSTAARAAFVIGRDGIVKYAEQTPTPKDLPCFPAIKDALAK